The window TTCTTAGAAGAGGAAGAGAAAAGGTTTTGGCAGATACATGTGCCATTTAAAATGTTGTATTTCTCATTTAGTTGGTTCATTTATCACTTATTGGTTGGTAAATTTACTATTTGGTGTAAAACTAATGTAGGAGTAGTGTTTAGATGAGGGGCAAAAATATCAATTAGCATTTTAATGGGCTTTTTTGTAATTCAACTTTTGGTTTAGAGtcttcccacttttagtataatatgattaATTCAAGAAACTCATGAGCATAGTGATCATGATAACAGAAATCGAGATGGAAAATTGAAATCTTCATTTACTTATCTAAATATTCTTTACCAATCTAACTTTTGTATCTCATTAGTTGCAAACTACTTATAAGAATGGTGACAATGATAGCAACTCAGAGTTTGGAATAAAGTATGTAACTTTAGATCTAAACTTGAGGAATGCATGTACTATAGCCGAAAAGTGCAAGAGTAAAGCCTGTCTAATGTTCTTTCACTCAATTTTTGTATACTTCTCAAATCTGTTTCTTGATCTTCTTTTTCGCTTAACAAATACTGTAGATCAATTGTTGCAATCCATTCAACTTTGATTCTTTTCCTCTGGTATTAATATTTCTCATTCTTTGAATTATGGGTTCCTCTTTCAAATATGAAGTCAGATGTCTGAAATCTGTCTGGAAATAATATTTCTCATTCTTTGAATTATGGGTTCCTCTTTCAAATATGAAGTCAGATGTCTGAAATCTATCTGGAAGCTTTAATTAACTTCTCTATTCTTTGTTTTCTAACAATATCTGTATTATCCCAGAGTTTGAaggttagagaaaaaaaaaacctcataCTTGATTGTataaagaacaagaaagaagTTGATCCCAATTTCTCCTAAGGTTTGTAGTTTAAACCTTGAGTTATCCTTCTCTATTTATATCATGTTTTGACGCTCTTACCCAGTGTTAGAACTATCAACAATAAGATCAAGTGTAATTTTGTTAGATAGGTGAGCTGTTTGTGTTAATTCTATAGAGCATTAGGGAGGTTTTTGCCAAAATATGGAGGAGGCAAGCTGCCGTAGCTGTTAATAGCTTAAACTGTGAACTGGAGTAATTTACAATTCCTTCTTTGATTATGTGCATTTTTATTCTAAACGTCGAGGGAAGAATTCTCAGTggtatttctttctttcaaaatgaTGTTGGGTTTTATACTATATAACAGTTCGGTGTTATCATGTAATGAAAATAAATTTGATTAGTATATACAACAAAAATAATCATGCTTCAACTATATATAAGATGACTAAGTACTTAGATGCATAGATGGGTAATGCATTGTTCTGATTTGTTCTACATGACTAATGTAAAAGTAAGTATACTATAACACTTTTCTTTCATTATTTTCTAGCTTCAACAGAAAATGGCACAAAACCTGGGTATATATGCAATAACTCTGGACACAGCTGACTGGCCTTGTAAGATACAAGTTGTAAATATATGTGGACCAGGCAAAAGCAATGTAAAAAAGATAAAATATCTCAGCATGATTGTTCAAGATGAACAGGTGCCTGCTTACTTTTCCAAATAATTTACACTTTCTTACTGTGCCAAATAATTTATATGCCGTGTCTTTAAATATCTTTGAACTATACACTTACACTTTGAACACATATATCTTGCACGAATTTTTACAGGAAGATCAAATAAAAGCAATCGTTTATGGAGATGACATCCCCAATTATCAGAGTTTGATGAAACTTTATCACACCTACTGGATAACGGGTGCACGCATGCAACTACCAAATCTGAAATATGAAAGTCCATTGCATGCATTTGAGTGGGTTCTCGATGAAAAGACCATCATTGATCCAATTGAAAAGAATACTGAAGATGTGTTGCCACCTCCTACAGAGCTTAATGTTACCTCCTTCTTAGATATTAAGGATCAGGCCTTCCTAGATATCAATAATACTCTAACTAAAAAAGAATTCAGTACGACTGTGTTATTCTTTTACTCATTGAATATTACTCTAACATAAAGTACCAATTTACCACTTCAAATATTCATTTGCTAACTTTAAAACCTCTTGTCAACAGACATACTTGCAATTATTGTCAACTGTTCCCCACCAAGATACGTTGCAAGAGCTCATTGTTATTGATACCCTGTGAGTGTTTTCATCTAACTTTAGGCTTTTTCGTAGTTTCTTTTATTCTTAATGTTTTATGCTACAAAAGAGGCACTACAAATACTGTCCATTTTGCCGTGAGCAGTAACCAAATTTTCAAGCTCACAATATGGGAAGATCCACTTATAGAAAATGAAGGTAGGAAACTCCTAACAATTCCAAGAATATCCTATAATTCTTGCAAGACGTATTGGGGCGTCTAAATT is drawn from Lycium barbarum isolate Lr01 chromosome 8, ASM1917538v2, whole genome shotgun sequence and contains these coding sequences:
- the LOC132605965 gene encoding uncharacterized protein LOC132605965; the encoded protein is MGVALLLQQKMAQNLGIYAITLDTADWPCKIQVVNICGPGKSNVKKIKYLSMIVQDEQEDQIKAIVYGDDIPNYQSLMKLYHTYWITGARMQLPNLKYESPLHAFEWVLDEKTIIDPIEKNTEDVLPPPTELNVTSFLDIKDQAFLDINNTLTKKEFNILAIIVNCSPPRYVARAHCY